In Caloramator mitchellensis, the genomic window TTATTCCTAAATGTTCATCTCCTTCTATCATTTTCATAAGTGCTTTAATACTTCGCTTTTTCCCTTCATAATCTTGACTATCTATATAGTCCTTCCAAACCTCGGGTAACTCGTTGAAAAACTTTGTATATTTTATTGCTTTAGGTCTTCTTGATAGAGCTTCAAGGTAAGGATACCACTTCATCGATTCTTTATACTTATCATAAATTCTTTCGTGAGTTACTATCGTTTTAAAGTCCTTATTCATTATTATTACTTTGTCAGCTTTAGCTTTCACAACGACTTCTACGCCTGAATAAACTGGTGATGTTGAATAAAGATTAGTTTCAAACTCTGCTTTCCCATACTTGTCAGTTATTATGGTTTTTATTCTTCCTACCTCAAATTCCTTTTCAGGAATCTTAAACATATATTCTTTTTCTTCATCAAGGAGCTTTAAAATCATTTCTCCCTTTCTATAATGCTCTCTTTTCATATCAATGTCCGAAAGCTTCAGCAATTCCTTATTGTATTCATCAATATTTTCAAAATGTGGAATAGGAACAAAAAAATTTCTTCTATGGTATCCTACTTTATTTTCAACATTCCCCTTTTCGTGTCCACTATTAGGATTGCAAAAATTAGCTTCGAATCCATAGTGTAGAGCAAATCTTTCAAATTGTTCAACCAGATTTCTCTCTCGACTTTTCCCGAATATTACTGCAGCCGAAAGATTGTCAAACCATATTTTGTATGGAACATGACCTATGTATTCGAATATCCTTTTCATCCCTTCTAAAAGGCATTCTTGATTTTCTCCCTTAAAAACCTGAGTGTAACCACCATTGCTGTATGGGAAAGTCATGTTTAAATAATGTCCTTCAATTTGTCTTCCTTTTTCATAAAACACCGCCTGGCCAAAATCAACTTGTGCTTCACCTTTAGGATGTTCAAGAGGGATATATCCTTCTTCATCCTTGTAAATTTCTTTCTTCTTCTTTGCAACATAATCTGCAATTGTTCTGTAACCTACATTAAGAAGTTCTCCATATTCTTCTTTTAATCTTGTATAAATTCTTTTAGCAGTGTGCCTTTGTTTAACTGGAGCAGTCTTATCCATCTCTAACCATCTATTAATTATTGGTATTACTGATTCAATCTTTTTAGGACGACCTCTTTTGTCTCCTTCTTTTTTACCTATATTCAGGTTAAAATCGTCTTTCTCAAGATATTTCATTACTGTTCTGTAATTATGTCCAGTAATTTTTGCAATCTCATTTACTTTTTTCCCTTTACTGTAATACATTTTTTTGATATTCTTAACTTGAGTCATTGTTAACATTCCTTTCTACCCCCTTTAGCCTCTCAACTAAAGGGTAGTTTATTTTTGGGATGTTGACAATGACTTTTTCCATTTTTTATTTGTATTTCTTTTCTTCAACTATTTGTATTTATATTTTACATCAAGCATTTAGAAAAAGGCTTAGCAAGCAAAAACTCTTTGGCAAATCAAGTGAACAGAATATAGATGGTCAAATATCACTTCCAATATTTAATGAGGCTGAAGCTGAACGGC contains:
- the istA gene encoding IS21 family transposase encodes the protein MLTMTQVKNIKKMYYSKGKKVNEIAKITGHNYRTVMKYLEKDDFNLNIGKKEGDKRGRPKKIESVIPIINRWLEMDKTAPVKQRHTAKRIYTRLKEEYGELLNVGYRTIADYVAKKKKEIYKDEEGYIPLEHPKGEAQVDFGQAVFYEKGRQIEGHYLNMTFPYSNGGYTQVFKGENQECLLEGMKRIFEYIGHVPYKIWFDNLSAAVIFGKSRERNLVEQFERFALHYGFEANFCNPNSGHEKGNVENKVGYHRRNFFVPIPHFENIDEYNKELLKLSDIDMKREHYRKGEMILKLLDEEKEYMFKIPEKEFEVGRIKTIITDKYGKAEFETNLYSTSPVYSGVEVVVKAKADKVIIMNKDFKTIVTHERIYDKYKESMKWYPYLEALSRRPKAIKYTKFFNELPEVWKDYIDSQDYEGKKRSIKALMKMIEGDEHLGIINATRAIEETLNNGVKDIDSIIATYYRIKNVGNVAINEINLNDNIPKIKEYQTDINVYDSLCNRQVYAI